One Acidobacteriota bacterium genomic window carries:
- a CDS encoding DUF4203 domain-containing protein — MESVSLQFPVAVILLGGGLVAGFAGYPLLRPLLALYGFIGGVIVTPTFADQLDGWWFIGATLAGGLAGAAVALAVYLATVALLGAGAAAFIVHLAVEGDPEIWLVVAASVLGALMALIVRRYVVIIATAFVGGWTTLVGGLALSRNQAAMAATAGDVSGLFPLVPLEGQEAFAAAWLVLGLLGSVVQLLASRSVRGDD, encoded by the coding sequence ATGGAGTCGGTTTCCCTCCAGTTTCCCGTCGCCGTCATTCTACTCGGTGGCGGACTGGTGGCCGGCTTCGCGGGATACCCGTTGCTGCGGCCGCTGCTGGCGCTGTACGGCTTCATCGGCGGCGTGATCGTCACGCCCACGTTCGCCGATCAACTCGACGGCTGGTGGTTCATCGGAGCGACGCTGGCCGGCGGACTCGCCGGGGCGGCGGTGGCCCTGGCGGTCTACCTTGCCACGGTGGCGCTCCTGGGCGCCGGCGCGGCGGCGTTCATCGTGCACCTGGCTGTCGAAGGCGATCCGGAGATCTGGCTCGTGGTCGCCGCCTCCGTGCTCGGCGCGCTCATGGCGCTGATCGTCCGTCGCTACGTGGTGATCATCGCAACGGCGTTCGTCGGGGGCTGGACCACGCTGGTCGGCGGGCTGGCGCTGTCCCGGAACCAGGCCGCGATGGCCGCCACGGCGGGCGACGTGTCCGGGTTGTTCCCGCTGGTGCCTCTCGAAGGGCAGGAGGCTTTCGCGGCCGCCTGGCTCGTGCTCGGCCTGCTCGGATCCGTGGTGCAGCTTCTCGCGTCCAGAAGCGTTCGCGGCGATGACTGA